From the Apis cerana isolate GH-2021 linkage group LG3, AcerK_1.0, whole genome shotgun sequence genome, one window contains:
- the LOC114577427 gene encoding tudor domain-containing protein 5 isoform X2, producing MQVNSQKRENTQTTILALLLTHKGGCTLRQLNNDYYETEGEHIPWKELGYSSLLAFLYSMSKTVQIENKNNTFIIQGIASEKSKHVSKLVAGQKCQKPFFGRKFYKPNHYFPTTAPPRIRIPAEILSRIISLVNDHPDGVNKYYVLQEIHLCMPFANITMKDMEEQLQELSHTIFQTSTKIYPIHAKVKGFNHLKNYNNMTSNSKSISQNGEKYKSVTVAGDEDSNDILNYDEEDILEFSHSDSFYSKSIKSKSTSSFIKETVFKYQDQETECLQNETPKTQHNNDIQVQTKLNNSIEKDEENVLDKKNVEILINERIKFRLEKLIQNHHDGIWCADLPKKYLEEYKVSLNYEELGFNSVREFASQLPDIFHCIQPHNAGDFMLYYAKREIPSNKIKENDKINNITDWYNIYETIDEEALPAEVSPDTCKILIPDNVMSIGEYVGYINVADLAQNEEPFIEVFVVEVFTPSFFWIQLRKKQKVFIKFMDDLHKFYTMNHEQYVIPLVVLERGLNCACIYNGLWHRGIIKSVKPDLQVTVMFYDYGTLKTYSPGTVYYLHRMFSNLPAQAIPCGLINTRPYKGSKWSRGATYYFAVRTSKIPLVATIASVNIEDNSMIISLTDTLEEEDVHINDWLVEQNLAEHGKMVDKVDMSNLLLYVEENLILSPEQFYEEEETNTSNNENLSDNAINMPLISPQSTLNDELFKPSSDCTSLDEQKKLLIEEDIQDHTFQNNSTSNISTFNKNNTNPFIQDESLYDQLNDDISPQKFMQLWQENMQIQMQISATLNILLNKVIDSTKNVNDNLTSDESTLNIIKNAFLHANKRMPIFTDSSSTNITNTQKNIFFSNENINREKNTAINQQSSYTDYFQNSNIKNCNFLMSTNNVFDTINQSLSNQEISDIPLEFEKYNCKSFGNDIDSDQISMEDSINDKTSLKETNPFRLSLAGKLQILDTQEENSSCSNEDELLHVLHKNCDAIVKEHDLINCENDNSKMNYTNQLNHNDSFALNEKSFNLNVDEVINTTSKITIDDEITQHSICNKEMEKSFILNTKSFNWNIDEVINTTSKITTDNQVTQHSIHNKEMEKSFTLNAKSLNVDEVINTTSKITTDDQAVQHNIRNKEMEKHCFSPSKKTLIDSNLQYVENAYKHEPITIDSNFNQSLWKKHTEFVVSGEIPNCKTINENITFFPNYDSSNYISSTLLHEHSSEYSTLANTNINGKHLTHTSTSHTLYSSSPIIELNEVQYNQKSIANSNKINNISTKILCKPLKDTTQLKNCNKIYSISENNDEKGICNKIQQENNYENILNFEVNANAMEMKNSYSKKTELNTIENATYIPEYLSLNHKILFQVVALPKQIVHIFHYQEEGYLLVDEFIEIFNETEKILDMINLLHTFNIRVQFKEIDRTKNSLQFIKTNSTMSKATYDIVNGTNKLYLMSLKLALKILHKLEIISQKDIADIFINEIFLNDSNVHKIWLITNAYRLFKYNIEMGNN from the exons atgcaagTAAATTCACAAAAACGTGAGAATACTCAAACTACAATATTAGCATTATTACTTACACATAAAGGAGGATGTACTCTACGGCagttaaataatgattattatgaaACAGAAGGTGAACATATACCATGGAAAGAACTTGGATATAGCTCTTTATTAGCTTTTCTATATAGTATGTCAAAAACAgttcaaatagaaaataaaaataatacatttattatacaagGAATTGCTTCTGAAAAATCCAAACATGTTAGTAAATTAGTAGCTGGTCAAAAATGTCAGAAACCattttttggaagaaaattttataaaccaaatcattattttcctACAACTGCTCCTCCTCGAATTCGTATACCAGCTGAGATATTAAGTAGGATAATCAGTTTAGTTAATGATCATCCAGATggcgtaaataaatattatgtccTTCAAGAAATTCATTTGTGCATGCCTTTTGCAAACATTACTATGAAAGACATGGAAGAGCAATTACAGGAATTATCACATACGATTTTTCAAACAAGTACTAAAATTTATCCAATACATGCTAAAGTTAAAggatttaatcatttaaaaaattataacaatatgacttctaattctaaatctatatctcaaaatggagaaaaatataaatctgtaACTGTTGCTGGAGATGAAGattcaaatgatatattaaattatgatgaagaagatattttagaGTTTTCACATtctgattctttttattcaaaatcaattaaaagcaAATCTACATCAAGCTTTATAAAAGAAactgtatttaaatatcaagatCAAGAGACAGAATGTCTCCAAAATGAAACTCCAAAAACTCaacataataatgatattcaaGTTCAgacgaaattgaataatagtattgaaaaagatgaagaaaatgttttagataaaaaaaatgttgaaatacttataaatgaaagaatcaAATTTCGTTTGGAAAAACTTATACAAAATCATCATGATGGAATTTGGTGTGCTGATCTACCAAAGAAATATCTAGAAGAATATAAAGTATCTTTGAATTATGAAGAATTAGGTTTTAATAGTGTTAGAGAATTTGCATCACAGTTACCTGATATCTTTCATTGCATTCAGCCTCATAATGCAGGAGATTTTATGCTTTATTATGCAAAAAGAGAAATaccttcaaataaaataaaagagaatgataaaattaataatattacagatTGGTATAACATTTATGAAACAATTGATGAAGAAGCACTTCCAGCAGAAGTG tcaCCTGatacatgtaaaatattaataccagATAATGTAATGAGTATTGGAGAATATGTAGGTTACATAAATGTTGCAGATTTAGCACAAAATGAGGAACCTTTTATAGAAGTTTTTGTTGTAGAAGTATTTACACCCTCATTCTTTTGGATACAACTtcgtaaaaaacaaaaagtatttataaagtttatgGATGATTTACA taaattttatacaatgaaTCATGAGCAATATGTGATTCCACTAGTTGTACTAGAAAGAGGTTTAAATTGcgcatgtatatataatgggTTATGGCATAGAGGTATAATCAAAAGTGTAAAACCAGATTTACAAGTCACT gtAATGTTTTATGACTATGGaacattaaaaacatattctCCAGGAACAGTATATTACTTGCATAGAATGTTTTCCAATTTACCAGCTCAAGCAATACCATGtggtttaattaatacaagaCCATATAAAGGATCTAAATGGTCTCGTGGTGCTACTTATTATTTTGCAGTAAGAACATCTAAAATACCTTTAGTTGCAACAATTGCATCAGTTAATATAGag gatAATTCTATGATAATAAGTTTGACTGATACattggaagaagaagatgtaCATATTAATGATTGGTTAGTTGAACAGAACTTAGCAGAACATGGAAAAATG GTAGATAAAGTTGATATGAGTAATTTGTTGCTTTAtgtggaagaaaatttaatattatcaccGGAACAATtttatgaagaagaagaaactaaTACatctaataatgaaaatttatctgaTAATGCCATTAATATGCCCTTGATATCACCACAAAGTACTTTAAATGATGAACTTTTTAAGCCTTCATCAGACTGCACATCGCTtgatgaacaaaaaaaattactaatagaAGAAGACATTCAAGATCatacttttcaaaataattcaacatCTAATATatctacttttaataaaaataatactaatccATTTATACAAGATGAATCTCTTTATGATCAACTTAATGATGATATAAGTCCtcaaaaatttatgcaattatggcaagaaaatatgcaaatacaaATGCAAATAAGTGCAACACTTAATATACTTCTTAATAAAGTAATAGATTCcacaaaaaatgtaaatgataatttaacgaGTGATGAAagtactttaaatataataaaaaatgcatttttacaTGCTAATAAAAGAATGCCAATATTTACAGATTCTTCAAGTACAAACATTACaaatacacaaaaaaatatatttttttcaaatgaaaatattaatagagaaaaaaatactgCTATAAATCAGCAATCATCTTATactgattattttcaaaattctaatattaaaaattgtaattttttaatgtctaCAAATAATGTTTTTGATACAATAAATCAATCTTTATCAAATCAAGAGATATCAGATATTCCtctagaatttgaaaaatataattgcaaatcTTTTGGAAATGATATTGATTCTGATCAAATATCTATGGAAGattcaataaatgataaaacatcTTTGAAAGAAACAAATCCTTTTAGACTTAGTTTAGCAGgtaaattacaaatacttGATACacaagaagaaaattcttcaTGTTCTAATGAAGATGAATTATTACATGTTCTACATAAAAATTGCGACGCGATTGTGAAAGAGCATGATTTGATAAATTGTGAGAATGATAATTCAAAGATGAACTACACAAATCAACTTAATCATAATGATTCATTtgcattgaatgaaaaatcttttaatttaaatgtagaTGAAGTTATAAATACAACATCCAAAATTACTATTGATGATGAAATTACACAACATAGTATTTGTaataaagaaatggaaaaatcatttatattaaatacaaaatcttttaattggaATATAGATGAAGTTATTAATACAACATCCAAAATTACTACTGATAATCAAGTTACACAACATAGTATTCATAacaaagaaatggaaaaatcatttacattaaatgcaaaatctttaaatgtaGATGAAGTTATTAATACTACATCCAAAATTACTACTGATGATCAAGCTGTACAAcataatattcgtaataaagAAATGGAGAAACATTGTTTTTCACCATCAAAGAAAACTCTTATTGATAGTAATTTACAATATGTTGAAAATGCATACAAACATGAGCCAATAACAattgattctaattttaatcagTCTTTATGGAAAAAACATACTGAGTTTGTTGTATCAGGAGAAATTCCAAATTGTAAaactattaatgaaaatattacattttttccaaattatgattcaagtaattatatatcttcaaCTTTATTGCATGAGCACAGTTCAGAATATTCTACATTAGCAAATACGAATATTAATGGAAAACATTTAACACATACATCTACTTCTCATACATTATATAGTTCATCTCCAATAATAGAACTTAATGAAGTgcaatataatcaaaaatcaatagcaaattcaaataaaataaataatatatctaccaaaatattatgtaaaccACTTAAAGATACtactcaattaaaaaattgtaataaaatttattctatttctgaaaataatgatgaaaaaggAATATGTAATAAGATTCAACAGGAaaacaattatgaaaatatcttaaattttgaagttaatGCTAATGCtatggaaatgaaaaattcatattcaaaaaaaactgAATTAAATACTATTGAAAACGCCACATATATTCCAGAATATTTATCTctgaatcataaaatattatttcaagtaGTTg caTTACCTAAACAGATAGTACATATATTTCACTATCAAGAAGAAGGATATTTATTAGTAGATgagtttattgaaatatttaatgaaacagaaaaaattttagatatgatAAACTTATTACATACATTCAATATACGTGtacaatttaaagaaattgatagaACTAAGAATTCCCTACAATTCATAAAAACTAACAG CACAATGTCAAAAGCAACATATGATATAGTAAATGGTActaataaactatatttaatgTCTTTGAAATTAgctctaaaaatattacataaattggaaattatttcacaaaaagATATtgctgatatttttataaatgaaatatttttaaatgattcaaatgtacataaaatttgg ttaattacCAATGCATATagactatttaaatataatattgaaatgggcaataattaa
- the LOC114577427 gene encoding repetitive organellar protein isoform X1 — translation MQVNSQKRENTQTTILALLLTHKGGCTLRQLNNDYYETEGEHIPWKELGYSSLLAFLYSMSKTVQIENKNNTFIIQGIASEKSKHVSKLVAGQKCQKPFFGRKFYKPNHYFPTTAPPRIRIPAEILSRIISLVNDHPDGVNKYYVLQEIHLCMPFANITMKDMEEQLQELSHTIFQTSTKIYPIHAKVKGFNHLKNYNNMTSNSKSISQNGEKYKSVTVAGDEDSNDILNYDEEDILEFSHSDSFYSKSIKSKSTSSFIKETVFKYQDQETECLQNETPKTQHNNDIQVQTKLNNSIEKDEENVLDKKNVEILINERIKFRLEKLIQNHHDGIWCADLPKKYLEEYKVSLNYEELGFNSVREFASQLPDIFHCIQPHNAGDFMLYYAKREIPSNKIKENDKINNITDWYNIYETIDEEALPAEVSPDTCKILIPDNVMSIGEYVGYINVADLAQNEEPFIEVFVVEVFTPSFFWIQLRKKQKVFIKFMDDLHKFYTMNHEQYVIPLVVLERGLNCACIYNGLWHRGIIKSVKPDLQVTVMFYDYGTLKTYSPGTVYYLHRMFSNLPAQAIPCGLINTRPYKGSKWSRGATYYFAVRTSKIPLVATIASVNIEDNSMIISLTDTLEEEDVHINDWLVEQNLAEHGKMVCMKKRNFPFQYYLECQKRFKQYKFSNSREMETNSENKTLYNLNFDESLSHNNNSKKINNNKENSYNELILYKEKSKKSQSLEYNHSCKNDFSNEKINSFTINSEKKNTKKIESLYELLNLKIKSIHSKINNNNHINKIKERGNERYLESSFILSNPIVKKLYEKSDNTKSNISSVVKNIKNDISDTDTLSLSVKTKENSDMSDDISLITLSPKKTKNNDVSDTDTESIALSVRNRKNNDVVINNKYDILQKHNNIPKQYAYHFDVHTSEDELDFNDIRKSIGTCNEVYKTEYTDWSVIDKKQEKKYSQENVFKIPHKTSFRKKNIPIAENCFIKAVYNSSYSTLNDKDTQWTPAGNINKMSDVSPLIIKNIEKRKKNISNNMTVIIPQKILETLTDEKFSEKLPNISKNIEEIQSINLSQEIDNVNNLKYTNNNDTFHNTNFKTHSEDYKQNHYICMKAIPKRKLLEKLLSLKDTSNDILNIDSDDLSTSQESILSEYNNDNNNDKYTKEVYKNDINNEDISNESRSKIHPKCLPYSVKVDMTDLYTQESFKSMNNDSDLYKKELSETSSKSLFASNTELVEYVPSDSILSQQTTLAKEFNLIKKYNSPEKPLLDMEIKKSEQLLKEESILNEKITQTQISSKELVSKSFTISNLDVNEEEIPVTSSKSSELINNLELVEYVPSDSTLSQQITLAEEFNLIKKCNSPEKLLLDMEIKKSEQLLKEESILNEKITQTQISSKELVSKSFTTSNLDVNEEEIPVTSSKSSELVNNLELVEYVPSDSTVLQKITLIEEFDLIKKYNSVEKLLEKKESEILKEKVILNEKIKQIEISSVRESTPESFVTNNLDENEEKTPVTSSVKSSEFVNNLELTEYVSSDSTLSQQITLTEESDLIKKCNSVEKLLDVEKKESKESLKEKSILSEEITQTQTSFIKELVPSEISNIPILNDIDIDSDEEEWDVQVSYADVCNLLKKPFNENNQNQFDHKEFNSHLKIEEINDSESIEDTSNTKIYEDTKANHEVMYSDNQDSNKITDIQIYKDAESDTHEIIYATDKIANQDKTKNVTNQCIKYETQMPIIDSEVTSELNNKYTFNLNNTISCKLQGKAKTLVEMLNKAKLMQKDC, via the exons atgcaagTAAATTCACAAAAACGTGAGAATACTCAAACTACAATATTAGCATTATTACTTACACATAAAGGAGGATGTACTCTACGGCagttaaataatgattattatgaaACAGAAGGTGAACATATACCATGGAAAGAACTTGGATATAGCTCTTTATTAGCTTTTCTATATAGTATGTCAAAAACAgttcaaatagaaaataaaaataatacatttattatacaagGAATTGCTTCTGAAAAATCCAAACATGTTAGTAAATTAGTAGCTGGTCAAAAATGTCAGAAACCattttttggaagaaaattttataaaccaaatcattattttcctACAACTGCTCCTCCTCGAATTCGTATACCAGCTGAGATATTAAGTAGGATAATCAGTTTAGTTAATGATCATCCAGATggcgtaaataaatattatgtccTTCAAGAAATTCATTTGTGCATGCCTTTTGCAAACATTACTATGAAAGACATGGAAGAGCAATTACAGGAATTATCACATACGATTTTTCAAACAAGTACTAAAATTTATCCAATACATGCTAAAGTTAAAggatttaatcatttaaaaaattataacaatatgacttctaattctaaatctatatctcaaaatggagaaaaatataaatctgtaACTGTTGCTGGAGATGAAGattcaaatgatatattaaattatgatgaagaagatattttagaGTTTTCACATtctgattctttttattcaaaatcaattaaaagcaAATCTACATCAAGCTTTATAAAAGAAactgtatttaaatatcaagatCAAGAGACAGAATGTCTCCAAAATGAAACTCCAAAAACTCaacataataatgatattcaaGTTCAgacgaaattgaataatagtattgaaaaagatgaagaaaatgttttagataaaaaaaatgttgaaatacttataaatgaaagaatcaAATTTCGTTTGGAAAAACTTATACAAAATCATCATGATGGAATTTGGTGTGCTGATCTACCAAAGAAATATCTAGAAGAATATAAAGTATCTTTGAATTATGAAGAATTAGGTTTTAATAGTGTTAGAGAATTTGCATCACAGTTACCTGATATCTTTCATTGCATTCAGCCTCATAATGCAGGAGATTTTATGCTTTATTATGCAAAAAGAGAAATaccttcaaataaaataaaagagaatgataaaattaataatattacagatTGGTATAACATTTATGAAACAATTGATGAAGAAGCACTTCCAGCAGAAGTG tcaCCTGatacatgtaaaatattaataccagATAATGTAATGAGTATTGGAGAATATGTAGGTTACATAAATGTTGCAGATTTAGCACAAAATGAGGAACCTTTTATAGAAGTTTTTGTTGTAGAAGTATTTACACCCTCATTCTTTTGGATACAACTtcgtaaaaaacaaaaagtatttataaagtttatgGATGATTTACA taaattttatacaatgaaTCATGAGCAATATGTGATTCCACTAGTTGTACTAGAAAGAGGTTTAAATTGcgcatgtatatataatgggTTATGGCATAGAGGTATAATCAAAAGTGTAAAACCAGATTTACAAGTCACT gtAATGTTTTATGACTATGGaacattaaaaacatattctCCAGGAACAGTATATTACTTGCATAGAATGTTTTCCAATTTACCAGCTCAAGCAATACCATGtggtttaattaatacaagaCCATATAAAGGATCTAAATGGTCTCGTGGTGCTACTTATTATTTTGCAGTAAGAACATCTAAAATACCTTTAGTTGCAACAATTGCATCAGTTAATATAGag gatAATTCTATGATAATAAGTTTGACTGATACattggaagaagaagatgtaCATATTAATGATTGGTTAGTTGAACAGAACTTAGCAGAACATGGAAAAATGGTTTGtatgaaaaaacgaaattttccatttcaatattatttagaatgtcAAAAacgttttaaacaatataaatttagtaatAGTCGCGAAATGGAaacaaattctgaaaataaaacactatataatttaaattttgatgaaagtttatctcataataataattctaaaaaaataaataataataaagaaaattcatataatgaattaattttatataaagaaaaatccaaGAAATCGCAATCTCTTGAATATAATCATTCttgcaaaaatgatttttcaaacgaaaaaataaatagctttacaataaattctgaaaaaaaaaatacaaaaaaaatagaatctttgtatgaattattaaatcttaaaataaagtctattcattctaaaattaataataataatcatattaataaaattaaagagagaggaaatgaaagatatttagaatctagttttatattaagtaatcccattgtaaaaaaattgtatgaaaaatctgataatactaaatctaatatttcatcagttgttaaaaatataaaaaatgatatctcaGATACTGATACTTTATCTCTATCTGTTAAAACCAAAGAAAATAGTGATATGTCAGATGATATTTCATTGATTACTCTATCtcctaaaaaaacaaaaaataatgatgtatCAGATACTGATACTGAATCAATTGCTTTATCTGttagaaacagaaaaaataatgatgtggtaataaataataaatatgatattttacaaaaacataataatattccaaaacAATATGCTTATCATTTTGATGTACATACTTCAGAAGatgaattagattttaatgatattagaaAGTCTATTGGTACATGTAATGAAGTATACAAAACAGAGTATACAGATTGGTCTGTTATTgacaaaaaacaagaaaaaaaatattcacaagaaaatgtatttaagaTACCACATAAAACAAgttttaggaaaaaaaatataccaatagctgaaaattgttttataaaagcaGTATATAATAGTTCTTATTCAACTTTGAATGATAAAGATACACAATGGACACCAGctggaaatattaataaaatgtcagATGTATCTccgttaattataaaaaatattgaaaaacgtaaaaaaaatatttcaaataatatgacAGTTATTATACctcaaaaaatattggaaacattaacagatgaaaaattttctgaaaaattacctaatatatctaaaaatatagaagaaattcaatcaattaatttatcacaGGAAAttgataatgttaataatttaaaatatacaaataacaatgatacatttcataatacaaattttaaaacacattCAGAAGATTACAAACAGaatcattatatttgtatgaaaGCAATtcctaaaagaaaattattagaaaaattattgtcattAAAAGATAcatcaaatgatattttaaacatagatTCAGATGATTTAAGCACATCACAAGAATCTATATTAtctgaatataataatgataataataatgataaatatacaaaagaagtatataaaaatgatataaataatgaagatataTCAAATGAATCCCGTTCGAAAATTCATCCTAAATGTCTTCCATATTCTGTTAAAGTAGATATGACAGATTTATACACACAAGAGTCATTTAAATCTATGAATAATGATTcagatttatataagaaagaattatCTGAAACATCATCAAAAAGTTTATTTGCAAGCAATACAGAATTAGTAGAATATGTGCCATCAGATTCAATATTATCACAACAAACTACATTAgcaaaagaattcaatttaataaaaaaatataattctccaGAAAAACCATTATTagatatggaaataaaaaaatcagaacaattattaaaagaagaatcaatattaaatgaaaaaatcacaCAAACACAAATATCATCTAAAGAACTAGTATCAAAATCATTTACGATTAGTAATTTAGATGTAAATGAGGAAGAAATTCCAGTAACTTCATCAAAATCATCCGaacttataaacaatttagaaTTAGTAGAATATGTGCCATCAGATTCAACATTATCACAACAAATTACATTAGCAgaagaattcaatttaattaaaaaatgtaattctccggaaaaactattattagatatggaaataaaaaaatcagaacaattattaaaagaagaatcaatattaaatgaaaaaatcacaCAAACACAAATATCATCTAAAGAACTAGTATCAAAATCATTTACGACTAGTAATTTAGATGTAAATGAGGAAGAAATTCCAGTAACTTCATCAAAATCATCCGAACTTGTAAACAATTTAGAATTAGTAGAATATGTGCCATCAGATTCAAcagtattacaaaaaattacattaatagaagaatttgatttaataaaaaaatataattctgtagaaaaattattagaaaaaaaagaatcagaaatattaaaagaaaaagtaatattaaatgaaaaaattaaacaaatagaaatatcatCAGTAAGAGAATCAACACCAGAATCATTTGTGActaataatttagatgaaaatgagGAAAAAACTCCAGTAACTTCTTCAGTAAAATCATCTGAATTTGTAAACAATTTAGAATTAACGGAATATGTATCATCGGATTCAACATTATCACAACAAATTACATTAACAGAAGAgtctgatttaattaaaaaatgtaattctgtagaaaaattattagatgtagaaaaaaaggaatcaaaagaatcattaaaagaaaaatcaattttaagtgAAGAAATCACACAAACACAAACGTCATTTATAAAAGAACTTGTACCATctgaaatttctaatataccaattttaaatgatattgatattgattctGATGAAGAAGAATGGGATGTTCAAGTATCATATGCTGATGTTTGTAATCTTCTTAAAAAACCATTTAATGAGAATAATCAGAATCAATTTGatcataaagaatttaattcacatctaaaaatagaagaaataaatgattctGAGTCAATTGAAGATACAagcaatacaaaaatatatgaagataCAAAAGCTAATCATGAAGTTATGTATTCAGATAATCaagattcaaataaaatcactgatattcaaatttataaagatgcAGAAAGTGATActcatgaaattatatatgctACAGATAAAATAGCTAAtcaagataaaacaaaaaacgtAACGAATCAATGTATAAAGTATGAAACTCAAATGCCAATAATAGATTCTGAAGTAACttcagaattaaataataaatatacatttaatttaaataatactatatcATGCAAGTTACAAGGTAAAGCAAAAACGTTAgtagaaatgttaaataaagcaaaattaatgcaaaaagattgttga
- the LOC107997138 gene encoding FMRFamide receptor, translated as MEINLEVSNYTSYYNASQLSKNLSIEENTREPLECKQEINSSGLFDFIIYGILVNLIGIFGIFGNAISMIILSRPQMKSSINYLLIGLARCDTMLIIISILIYGLIAIYTYTGLLFDYRFIVYPKIVRFLYPLSCMAHIATVYLTLTVTLERYIAVCHPLQARSFCTYGRARLAVAIILIFSFFYNLPKFWEVEYYTETHWKYNVTVYCVYPADLRSNNLYVTLYVHWMYFFICYLFPFLALVIFNVAIYRRVRKANRDLQQLSRHQRREIGLATMLLCVVIVFLICNILPLASNIHETFLNDPPLWLVQTGNLLVTINSSINFIIYVIFGRKFKRIFLKLFCSSKLFGPGRDSPEFHYDESIVTNMTNIELRNSIRHYHLNRSSINRNNNISNGSTRQSIKMSGRPASPGPCIYYPARSPSQMSRTSNAQNGWSKKDVDSTL; from the exons ATGGAAATAAACCTCGAAGTTTCGAACTACACTAGTTACTACAATGCTAgtcaattatcgaaaaatttatcgatcgaagagAATACGAGAGAACCACTTGAGTGTAAACAAGAAATCAATTCGAGCGGTCTCTtcgatttcattatttatggtATACTAGTAAATTTGATcggaatttttggaatatttggcAACGCAATTTCGATGATCATTCTTTCGAGGCCGCAAATGAaatcatcgattaattatttgctaATTGGTCTAGCCAGGTGTGACACTATGTTAATTATCATTTCg ATATTGATTTATGGCTTAATCGCAATTTACACATACACTGGCCTGCTGTTCGACTATAGGTTCATCGTCTACCCGAAGATAGTCCGATTCTTATATCCATTATCATGTATGGCACATATAGCAACGGTATATTTGACTCTGACTGTGACACTTGAGAGGTATATCGCAGTATGTCACCCCTTACAAGCTAGATCTTTTTGTACATATGGACGAGCTCGATTAGCTGTGgcgattattttgatattctcctttttttataatttaccaaa ATTTTGGGAAGTAGAGTATTACACAGAAACTCACTGGAAATACAACGTTACTGTATATTGCGTGTATCCAGCTGATTTAAGAAGCAACAATTTATATGTCACACTTTACGTCCATtggatgtatttttttatttgttacctttttcctttccttgcTTTAGTGATCTTCAATGTAGCTATTTATCGAAGG gTGAGAAAAGCGAACAGAGATTTGCAACAGCTTTCACGACATCAGAGACGTGAAATTGGATTGGCAACGATGTTACTTTGTGTGGTGATTGTTTTCCTAATTTGCAACATTCTACCGCTCGCCTCAAATATTCACGAGACTTTTCTCAACGATCCGCCACTTTGGCTGGTACAGACAGGCAATCTTCTTGTGACAATTAATAGTAgtatcaatttcattatctACGTGATCTTCGGTAGAAAATTCAAGAGGATATTTCTAAAGTTATTTTGCAGTTCAAAACTATTCGGACCTGGAAGAGATAGTCCAGAATTCCATTATGATGAATCAATCGTTACTAATATGACCaatatagaattaagaaaCTCTATCAGACATTATCATCTTAACAGATCGAGTATCAatagaaataacaatatttcaaatggtAGTACACGACAGAGTATCAAAATGTCGGGAAGACCTGCCAGTCCAGGACCTTGTATTTATTATCCTGCAAGAAGTCCTAGTCAGATGTCCAGAACATCGAATGCGCAAAATGGATGGAGTAAAAAAGATGTAGATTCTacgctataa